From a region of the Calliphora vicina chromosome 4, idCalVici1.1, whole genome shotgun sequence genome:
- the LOC135958676 gene encoding protein TsetseEP-like translates to MKGEPEQEPEQEPEQGPEQEQEPEVEGEIELEPELEPEQEPEVEDKLELELELETELEPELELEPELEPEKKPEQGAEPEQELEEEPEQELEQELEQEPEQEQEHEQKPELDPELEPELEPELEN, encoded by the coding sequence aacctgaacaagaacctgaacaGGAACCTGAACAAGGACCTGAACAAGAACAAGAACCTGAAGTGGAAGGTGaaattgaactagaacctgaactagaacctgaacaagaacctgaagTGGAAGAtaaacttgaactagaactcgaactagaaactgaactagaacccgaacttgaactagaacctgaactagaacctgaaaaaAAACCTGAACAAGGAGCTGAACCTGAACAAGAACTTGAAGaagaacctgaacaagaactTGAACAAGAACttgaacaagaacctgaacaagaacaagaacatgaacaaaaacctgaactagatcctgaactagaacctgaactagaacccgaACTAGaaaactag